Proteins from a genomic interval of Leifsonia shinshuensis:
- a CDS encoding SGNH/GDSL hydrolase family protein codes for MPHPARFVFVGDSITDCGRDRSDPASLGEGYVRHIADALAGHAGGAGDAEVRNLGVSGDRAVDLEARWAAEVLPAQADVLTLYVGVNDMWRRFDSDDPTSAADFEATLRRLLDALPSPRPRLLLIEPFFLPVTTDQESWLDDLDGKRAAVTRVAADYGAALVRLHDPMTSTARDQGIPAIAPDGVHPTPAGHRIIADAWHEAAAPLGGLPR; via the coding sequence ATGCCCCACCCCGCCCGATTCGTCTTCGTCGGTGACTCGATCACCGACTGCGGCCGCGATCGGAGCGACCCCGCGTCGCTCGGCGAGGGCTACGTCCGCCACATCGCGGACGCCCTCGCCGGGCACGCCGGCGGCGCCGGGGACGCCGAGGTGCGCAACCTCGGCGTCTCCGGCGACCGCGCCGTCGACCTCGAGGCCCGCTGGGCCGCCGAGGTCCTGCCGGCCCAGGCCGACGTCCTCACGCTCTACGTCGGCGTCAACGACATGTGGCGGCGCTTCGACAGCGACGACCCGACCAGCGCGGCCGACTTCGAGGCGACCCTGCGCCGCCTGCTCGACGCGCTGCCCTCGCCGCGCCCGCGACTGCTCCTCATCGAGCCGTTCTTCCTGCCCGTCACGACCGACCAGGAGAGCTGGCTCGACGACCTCGACGGCAAGCGCGCCGCCGTGACCCGGGTCGCCGCCGACTACGGCGCCGCACTCGTCCGGCTGCACGACCCCATGACTTCAACGGCCCGCGACCAGGGCATCCCGGCGATCGCCCCGGACGGCGTCCACCCGACCCCCGCCGGGCACCGGATCATCGCCGACGCGTGGCACGAGGCGGCCGCTCCGCTCGGCGGACTGCCGCGATGA
- a CDS encoding acetylxylan esterase produces MTDAPFPALLGTEPLPTPDDYDDYWADALERARRHSVAPRAVPVDTLLTTIDVFDFSFAGAGGRAVTGWLRLPRHREGTIPAVVHANGYGAGRLSPIDDLTWASAGYAELIVNTHGQGGGSTGHLLDGIEDRERYYYRDVLVDGARAVDAVRELDVVDPSRVAMIGNSQGGGIALGVGALANGLAAVLAQSPFLTDAPTALRRAAQGPWTELRGYLTERPERADAVARTLAYVDGVTSARHATAPGWISDGLADDICPPETTRTAVAAYAAPVAFREWPGAGHESGGSADVAAALRVLRRQFAAG; encoded by the coding sequence ATGACCGACGCCCCGTTCCCGGCCCTGCTCGGCACCGAGCCGCTGCCGACCCCCGACGACTACGACGACTACTGGGCCGATGCCCTCGAGCGGGCGCGCCGGCACAGCGTCGCGCCGCGCGCCGTCCCCGTCGACACCCTGCTGACCACGATCGACGTCTTCGACTTCTCCTTCGCCGGCGCCGGCGGGCGCGCCGTCACCGGCTGGCTGCGACTCCCGCGGCACCGCGAGGGGACGATCCCCGCCGTCGTCCACGCGAACGGCTACGGCGCCGGACGGCTCTCCCCGATCGACGACCTGACCTGGGCGTCCGCCGGCTACGCGGAGCTGATTGTGAACACGCACGGCCAGGGCGGCGGCAGCACCGGCCACCTCCTCGACGGCATCGAGGACCGCGAGCGCTATTACTACCGCGACGTGCTCGTCGACGGCGCCCGCGCCGTGGACGCGGTGCGGGAGCTCGACGTCGTCGACCCGTCGCGCGTCGCCATGATCGGCAACAGCCAGGGCGGCGGCATCGCGCTCGGCGTCGGCGCGCTCGCGAACGGCCTCGCGGCGGTGCTCGCCCAGTCGCCGTTCCTGACCGACGCGCCGACCGCACTGCGGCGGGCCGCGCAGGGGCCGTGGACCGAGCTGCGCGGCTACCTGACCGAGCGTCCGGAGCGCGCGGACGCGGTCGCCCGCACCCTCGCCTACGTCGACGGGGTCACCTCGGCGCGCCACGCGACCGCTCCCGGCTGGATCTCCGACGGGCTCGCCGACGACATCTGCCCGCCCGAGACGACGCGCACCGCGGTCGCGGCGTATGCGGCCCCCGTCGCGTTCCGGGAGTGGCCGGGCGCCGGGCACGAGTCCGGCGGCAGCGCGGACGTCGCTGCCGCGCTGCGCGTCCTGCGCCGGCAGTTCGCCGCCGGCTGA
- a CDS encoding ABC transporter substrate-binding protein — translation MPLITDSHARRRRRLVRTLTAAASGLALLAITACTSSPTNADDKIGGTAKITVFAQQGTGQDLATNAFTKQLEKKFNIKFSWQTTTQDSSVAPEKRQILMASGDYPDLFLLIPWVDQFNQVDVEKLAQQGVALPLNDLIKQYAPNIQKVIDTNPDYKAMVTSPDGKIYGLPQLAQTLHIQYPSKLWINTDWLKKLGLQMPKTTADMTKVLTAFKNGDPNGDGKADEIPLSGDSHDTLIPFFMNAFIYDPQNPDKGIQSTTVLNKGKVDIQANKDGWREGLKYIKSLWDAGLIDKGAFTQNPAALAQEGNNSGPVLLGAASALHPYIFVSPGAKDGRDKQYDAVPPLTGPDGANFATYAFGSTPGATFLLTNKASKNDQVAAIKMVDYLFTNEGQLDGNFGPEGQGWGKPAAGDQALDPSEKPLFKNLQLSQDAANAVQWGALSTYNQNAAFRGAQVEPTDIYDPSGYERRLFQATQLYKGHEDTSSIYPTWKVWPDAAKATQVATEQTNIDNYVTQNALAFITGSKNLDTDWNSYVAGFNGLGLKDYLSTLQTAYDKSKK, via the coding sequence ATGCCACTCATCACCGACAGTCACGCCCGCCGGCGGCGGCGGCTCGTCCGCACGCTGACCGCTGCGGCGAGCGGTCTCGCGCTGCTGGCGATCACGGCCTGCACCAGCTCGCCGACCAACGCCGACGATAAGATCGGCGGCACCGCCAAGATCACCGTCTTCGCGCAGCAGGGCACGGGCCAGGACCTGGCGACGAACGCGTTCACCAAGCAGCTCGAGAAGAAGTTCAACATCAAGTTCTCCTGGCAGACCACGACGCAGGACTCGTCGGTGGCGCCGGAGAAGCGCCAGATCCTGATGGCCAGCGGCGACTACCCCGACCTCTTCCTCCTCATCCCGTGGGTGGACCAGTTCAACCAGGTGGACGTCGAGAAGCTCGCCCAGCAGGGCGTCGCGCTGCCGCTGAACGACCTCATCAAGCAGTACGCGCCGAACATCCAGAAGGTGATCGACACCAACCCGGACTACAAGGCGATGGTGACCTCGCCGGACGGCAAGATCTACGGCCTCCCGCAGCTCGCCCAGACCCTGCACATCCAGTACCCGTCCAAGCTCTGGATCAACACCGACTGGCTGAAGAAGCTGGGCCTCCAGATGCCGAAGACCACGGCCGACATGACCAAGGTCCTCACGGCGTTCAAGAACGGCGACCCGAACGGCGATGGAAAGGCCGACGAGATCCCGCTGAGCGGCGACTCGCACGACACGCTGATCCCGTTCTTCATGAACGCCTTCATCTACGACCCGCAGAACCCGGACAAGGGCATCCAGTCCACGACCGTGCTCAACAAGGGCAAGGTCGACATCCAGGCGAACAAGGACGGCTGGCGCGAGGGCCTGAAGTACATCAAGTCGCTGTGGGACGCGGGCCTGATCGACAAGGGCGCCTTCACCCAGAACCCGGCGGCGCTGGCTCAGGAGGGCAACAATTCCGGTCCGGTGCTGCTCGGGGCCGCGAGCGCCCTGCACCCGTACATCTTCGTCAGCCCCGGCGCCAAGGACGGCCGTGACAAGCAGTACGACGCGGTGCCGCCGCTGACCGGGCCGGACGGGGCGAACTTCGCGACGTACGCCTTCGGGAGCACGCCGGGCGCGACGTTCCTGCTGACCAACAAGGCATCGAAGAACGACCAGGTCGCCGCGATCAAGATGGTGGACTACCTCTTCACCAACGAGGGCCAGCTCGACGGCAACTTCGGTCCGGAGGGCCAGGGCTGGGGCAAGCCCGCCGCCGGCGACCAGGCGCTCGACCCGAGCGAGAAGCCGCTGTTCAAGAACCTCCAGCTGTCGCAGGACGCCGCCAACGCCGTCCAGTGGGGCGCGCTGTCGACCTACAACCAGAACGCGGCCTTCCGCGGGGCGCAGGTCGAGCCGACCGACATCTACGACCCCTCGGGCTACGAGCGCCGGCTGTTCCAGGCGACCCAGCTGTACAAGGGCCACGAGGACACCAGCTCGATCTACCCGACCTGGAAGGTGTGGCCGGACGCGGCGAAGGCCACGCAGGTCGCCACGGAGCAGACGAACATCGACAACTACGTGACCCAGAACGCGCTGGCCTTCATCACCGGCTCGAAGAACCTGGACACGGACTGGAACTCGTACGTCGCCGGCTTCAACGGGCTCGGTCTCAAGGACTACCTGAGCACGCTCCAGACGGCCTACGACAAGAGCAAGAAGTAG
- a CDS encoding carbohydrate ABC transporter permease, whose translation MVTIESPTARRRTRPTTAAKKTRRIRESASDRALLVVIYLGLTLAVLIVLLPLLFIVASSFSSPQAVTAGRVFLWPVDFTLKGYQTVLADPQVLLGYANSLFYMVAGTFISTTLTVCIAWPLSRRTFMGRNVIMSLLLFTMLFSGGLIPTYMVVQNLGMLDTRWALLLPQAIAVWQVIIARTFFKSAIPEELVEAASLDGASDLRFLWSVVLPLSKPLIAVIALMYAIGQWNGFFDALLYLKSSDLFPLQLVLRNILVLNATNGGTNDLAAQAQNQELVNLLKYSLIVITSVPVLVIYPFVARYFNKGVLIGSVKG comes from the coding sequence GTGGTAACCATCGAGAGCCCGACCGCGCGCCGGCGCACCCGCCCGACGACGGCGGCCAAGAAGACGCGCCGCATCCGGGAGTCCGCCTCCGACCGCGCGCTCCTGGTCGTCATCTACCTCGGGCTGACGCTGGCCGTCCTCATCGTGCTGCTGCCGCTGCTGTTCATCGTGGCCAGCTCGTTCTCGTCGCCCCAGGCCGTGACCGCCGGGCGGGTGTTCCTCTGGCCGGTCGACTTCACGCTGAAGGGCTACCAGACGGTTCTGGCCGACCCGCAGGTGCTCCTGGGCTACGCGAACTCGCTGTTCTACATGGTCGCGGGCACGTTCATCAGCACCACGCTGACCGTCTGCATCGCGTGGCCGCTCTCGCGCCGGACCTTCATGGGACGCAACGTGATCATGTCCCTGCTGCTGTTCACGATGCTGTTCAGCGGCGGCCTGATCCCGACCTACATGGTGGTCCAGAACCTCGGGATGCTCGACACCCGCTGGGCGCTGCTGCTCCCGCAGGCGATCGCGGTCTGGCAGGTCATCATCGCCCGCACCTTCTTCAAGTCGGCGATCCCCGAGGAGCTGGTCGAGGCCGCATCGCTCGACGGCGCGAGCGACCTGCGCTTCCTCTGGAGCGTCGTGCTGCCGCTGTCGAAGCCGCTGATCGCCGTCATCGCGCTCATGTACGCGATCGGCCAGTGGAACGGCTTCTTCGACGCCCTGCTCTACCTGAAGAGCTCCGACCTGTTCCCGCTCCAGCTGGTGCTCCGCAACATCCTCGTGCTCAACGCCACCAACGGCGGCACGAACGACCTGGCGGCGCAGGCGCAGAACCAGGAGCTGGTCAACCTGCTGAAGTACTCGCTCATCGTCATCACGAGCGTCCCCGTCCTCGTCATCTACCCCTTCGTCGCCCGGTACTTCAACAAGGGCGTCCTCATCGGATCCGTCAAGGGCTGA
- a CDS encoding ABC transporter permease translates to MTSAPPVTPAPPATRVPAAATPRRVPRNRLTLGQRWRVALRRHWQLYLLTILPLAYFVIFKYVPISNAIIAFKDYSPVLGVWGSPWSGWANFATMIQNPVFPTLIQNTLILSGYAILASFPIPLILALALNEVRHRWFQKTVQMVTYAPYFISTVVVVSMLILIMAPRLGVLSQVFGFFGVQSPDFLGNPDYFRHIYVWSDVWQTAGYSAVIYMAALSGIDPSLYEAAKVDGASRLRKIWHVDIPGVLPTAMIVLILSVGNIMSIGFEKVFLLQNPLNLGQSEIIATYVYKLGILNADFGTATAVGLFNSVINLVLLLIVNWVAKRISGSGLW, encoded by the coding sequence ATGACGAGCGCACCGCCGGTGACGCCGGCGCCGCCGGCCACGCGGGTCCCCGCCGCGGCGACCCCGAGGCGCGTGCCGCGGAACCGGCTGACCCTCGGTCAGCGCTGGCGGGTCGCCCTCCGGCGGCACTGGCAGCTCTACCTGCTCACGATCCTGCCGCTGGCGTACTTCGTGATCTTCAAGTACGTGCCGATCTCCAACGCGATCATCGCGTTCAAGGACTACAGCCCGGTCCTCGGCGTCTGGGGGAGCCCGTGGTCCGGCTGGGCCAACTTCGCCACGATGATCCAGAACCCGGTGTTCCCGACGCTGATCCAGAACACCCTGATCCTGTCCGGCTACGCGATCCTGGCCAGCTTCCCCATCCCGCTCATCCTGGCCCTCGCGCTCAACGAGGTCCGGCACCGCTGGTTCCAGAAGACCGTCCAGATGGTCACCTACGCGCCGTACTTCATCTCGACCGTCGTCGTGGTGTCGATGCTGATCCTCATCATGGCCCCGCGCCTCGGCGTGCTGAGCCAGGTGTTCGGCTTCTTCGGCGTCCAGTCGCCCGACTTCCTCGGCAACCCCGACTACTTCCGGCACATCTACGTCTGGTCGGACGTCTGGCAGACCGCCGGCTACTCCGCGGTGATCTACATGGCCGCGCTGTCCGGCATCGACCCGTCGCTGTACGAGGCGGCGAAGGTCGACGGGGCGTCCCGGCTCCGCAAGATCTGGCACGTCGACATCCCCGGCGTCCTGCCCACGGCGATGATCGTGCTGATCCTGAGCGTCGGCAACATCATGTCGATCGGGTTCGAGAAGGTCTTCCTGCTGCAGAACCCGCTGAACCTCGGCCAGTCCGAGATCATCGCGACCTACGTCTACAAGCTGGGCATCCTCAACGCCGACTTCGGCACGGCGACCGCCGTCGGCCTCTTCAACTCTGTGATCAATCTCGTGCTGCTGCTCATCGTGAACTGGGTGGCCAAGCGAATCAGTGGGAGTGGACTGTGGTAA
- a CDS encoding ROK family protein produces the protein MSEHTARRPVLGTAASAEIFTRIITHGPVSRLDIGRLTGLSQAKVTKTVSPLIADGFVTVGEHAEHAFPGRPVRPLSVVPRSMIAVGVKVNADEIFAVTVSLGNEVIGSTRRRLTGHAPETTITAIVKSVTALVDQLGDDARFLTGVGVSVSGDIDTADGIVRDSPLLGWTHVPLGSLLSERLGLPVIVENDVRALAKSEQWFGVGTDADSFAIITIGAGIGCGIYVNGDVVVGAHGVAGEIGHLPLGPSDALCVCGRRGCVEAVASSHAIRDAVCQGHDDPTLTLADAIRLAHEGDPSAVDAFERAGTAIGAAVATTVNLFGPEVVVIAGEGVMDYDLYERRFREEFLAHVFGTAANCRLIVRRHTFVDWARGAAVAALREAISVAPGGPSD, from the coding sequence ATGTCCGAACACACAGCACGCCGACCCGTGCTGGGCACGGCGGCGTCGGCCGAGATATTCACGCGCATCATCACGCACGGCCCCGTCAGCCGGCTCGACATCGGCCGGCTCACCGGGCTGTCCCAGGCGAAGGTGACCAAGACGGTCAGCCCGCTCATCGCGGACGGCTTCGTCACGGTCGGCGAGCACGCCGAGCACGCCTTCCCCGGCCGGCCGGTTCGTCCGCTGAGCGTCGTGCCGCGCTCGATGATCGCCGTCGGGGTCAAGGTCAACGCCGACGAGATCTTCGCCGTCACGGTGAGCCTCGGCAACGAGGTGATCGGCTCCACCCGCCGCCGGCTGACCGGCCACGCTCCGGAGACCACGATCACCGCCATCGTGAAGTCGGTGACCGCGCTCGTCGACCAGCTCGGCGACGACGCGCGCTTCCTCACCGGCGTCGGCGTCTCGGTCTCCGGCGACATCGACACCGCCGACGGCATCGTGCGCGACTCCCCGCTGCTCGGCTGGACGCACGTCCCGCTCGGCAGCCTGCTCTCCGAACGGCTCGGGCTCCCCGTCATCGTCGAGAACGACGTGCGGGCGCTGGCCAAGTCGGAGCAGTGGTTCGGCGTCGGGACGGACGCCGACTCGTTCGCCATCATCACGATCGGCGCGGGCATCGGCTGCGGGATCTACGTGAACGGCGACGTCGTCGTCGGCGCCCACGGCGTGGCCGGCGAGATCGGCCACCTCCCGCTCGGGCCCTCGGATGCGCTCTGCGTCTGCGGACGCAGGGGCTGCGTCGAGGCGGTCGCCTCCTCGCACGCCATCCGCGACGCCGTGTGCCAGGGGCACGACGACCCGACGCTCACCCTGGCCGACGCGATCCGCCTCGCGCACGAGGGCGACCCGAGCGCGGTCGACGCGTTCGAGCGCGCGGGCACCGCGATCGGCGCCGCGGTCGCCACCACGGTGAACCTCTTCGGGCCGGAGGTGGTCGTGATCGCCGGCGAGGGCGTCATGGACTACGACCTCTACGAGCGCCGCTTCCGCGAGGAGTTCCTGGCGCACGTCTTCGGCACGGCGGCGAACTGCCGCCTGATCGTGCGGCGGCACACCTTCGTCGACTGGGCGCGCGGCGCCGCGGTCGCCGCGCTCCGCGAGGCCATCAGCGTCGCGCCGGGCGGCCCGTCCGACTGA
- a CDS encoding Ppx/GppA phosphatase family protein, whose product MRLGVLDVGSNTVHLLVVDAHPGARPLPAATHKSVLRLMRYITADGAISAEGETAILEAIRSAVEVGRAEGIEELLPFATSAIREAANGPAILARILEETGVDLQVLSGEDEARLTFLAVHRWSGWSAGSILLMDIGGGSLEIAAGVDEYPDTAVSLPLGAGRSTIGFLHQDPPTADQLTALRDHARTTLADAVGRFTDRGPAHVIGTSKTIRSLARLAGSTASGPGGTERSLLRRSELSDWVPRLAQLTADARTALPGITADRTFQIVAGGVVLREAMRAFDVPVLEVCPWALREGIILRYLDHLE is encoded by the coding sequence ATGCGACTCGGAGTCCTCGATGTGGGATCGAACACCGTCCACCTTCTCGTCGTCGACGCGCACCCGGGCGCCCGGCCGCTCCCCGCGGCCACGCACAAGTCCGTGCTGCGCCTCATGCGCTACATCACCGCGGACGGCGCGATCAGCGCGGAGGGCGAGACGGCGATCCTGGAGGCGATCCGGTCGGCGGTGGAGGTCGGCCGCGCCGAGGGCATCGAGGAGCTGCTGCCGTTCGCGACCTCGGCGATCCGGGAGGCCGCCAACGGTCCCGCGATCCTGGCGCGGATACTCGAGGAGACCGGCGTCGACCTCCAGGTGCTCTCCGGCGAGGACGAGGCGCGGCTGACGTTCCTCGCCGTGCACCGCTGGTCGGGCTGGTCGGCCGGCTCGATCCTGCTGATGGACATCGGCGGCGGCTCGCTGGAGATCGCCGCGGGCGTCGACGAGTACCCGGACACGGCGGTGTCGCTGCCGCTCGGCGCCGGCCGCAGCACCATCGGGTTCCTGCACCAGGACCCGCCCACCGCCGACCAGCTCACGGCGCTCCGCGACCACGCCAGGACGACGCTCGCGGACGCCGTCGGACGCTTCACCGACCGCGGGCCCGCGCACGTGATCGGCACCTCCAAGACCATCCGCTCGCTCGCCCGGCTGGCCGGCTCGACCGCGAGCGGACCGGGCGGGACGGAGCGCAGCCTGCTGCGCCGCTCCGAGCTCTCCGACTGGGTGCCGCGCCTGGCGCAACTGACGGCAGACGCGCGCACGGCGCTGCCGGGGATCACCGCCGACCGCACGTTCCAGATCGTCGCGGGCGGCGTGGTGCTGCGGGAGGCCATGCGCGCCTTCGACGTCCCCGTGCTAGAGGTGTGCCCGTGGGCGCTGCGCGAGGGCATCATCCTCCGCTACCTCGACCACCTCGAGTAG
- a CDS encoding TetR/AcrR family transcriptional regulator has protein sequence MPESARPRLTRDAVLARALERADAGGLDALTMRALAAELGVVPMALYKHVANKEELIDGMVDLVWAEVEPPAIGAPGVPWRPALRARAVSLRNALRRHPWAVGLMESRMRPGPANLAAHNAMMGCLREAGFSFRATVHVTSVLDAYVYGFALQEKTLPFDTPEESGRVAAEKEQSVPPELALAFPYLLEVVAELARAGYDYDEEFATGLDLVLDGVERLEP, from the coding sequence ATGCCGGAGTCTGCGCGCCCGCGCCTGACCCGCGACGCCGTGCTCGCCCGCGCGCTCGAGCGCGCCGACGCCGGCGGGCTCGACGCGCTGACCATGCGCGCGCTCGCCGCCGAGCTCGGCGTCGTCCCGATGGCGCTCTACAAGCACGTGGCCAACAAGGAGGAGCTGATCGACGGGATGGTCGACCTGGTCTGGGCGGAGGTCGAGCCGCCGGCGATCGGGGCGCCGGGCGTCCCGTGGCGTCCCGCCCTGCGCGCCCGCGCGGTCTCGCTGCGGAACGCCCTGCGGCGGCACCCCTGGGCCGTCGGGCTGATGGAGTCGCGCATGCGGCCGGGGCCGGCCAACCTGGCGGCCCACAACGCGATGATGGGCTGCCTGCGCGAGGCCGGCTTCTCGTTCCGCGCCACCGTGCACGTCACCTCCGTGCTCGACGCCTACGTCTACGGCTTCGCGCTGCAGGAGAAGACGCTCCCGTTCGACACCCCGGAGGAGTCGGGGCGGGTCGCCGCCGAGAAGGAGCAGTCGGTGCCGCCGGAGCTGGCGCTGGCCTTCCCGTACCTGCTGGAGGTCGTCGCCGAGCTCGCGCGGGCCGGCTACGACTACGACGAGGAGTTCGCCACCGGCCTCGACCTCGTCCTCGACGGCGTGGAGCGCCTGGAGCCCTGA
- a CDS encoding DUF4386 domain-containing protein encodes MTTLTTAAAATASDRVDRRRSLTAGVLFLVTFVSAIAGVLLYAPVLDDAHYVLGAGEDTRVLLGVLCEAVLIAANLGTALALFPVLRRRAEGLALGYVVARVMECVFIAVGMLCVLTVVSLRQHAAAIGDADALVASAQTLVALRNWTFLLGPGFVAGLGNGVLLGWLLLRSGLVPRPMALVGMAGGALVALSGVGVLFGLWSQGSPVSAVATLPEIVWEAFLGVYFAFVGFRAHRRGAARPQPSAE; translated from the coding sequence ATGACCACCCTCACCACGGCCGCCGCGGCCACGGCCTCCGACCGCGTCGACCGCCGTCGCTCGCTCACCGCCGGCGTGCTCTTCCTCGTCACCTTCGTCTCTGCCATCGCCGGCGTGCTGCTCTACGCGCCGGTGCTGGACGACGCGCACTACGTGCTCGGCGCCGGGGAGGACACCCGCGTGCTGCTCGGCGTCCTCTGCGAGGCGGTGCTCATCGCCGCCAACCTCGGCACCGCGCTCGCGCTGTTCCCCGTCCTCCGTCGTCGCGCCGAGGGCCTCGCGCTCGGCTACGTCGTCGCGCGGGTCATGGAGTGCGTCTTCATCGCGGTGGGGATGCTCTGCGTGCTCACCGTGGTCAGCCTCCGCCAGCACGCGGCCGCGATCGGGGACGCCGACGCCCTCGTCGCGTCGGCGCAGACGCTGGTCGCGCTGCGGAACTGGACCTTCCTGCTCGGCCCCGGCTTCGTCGCCGGGCTCGGCAACGGCGTCCTGCTCGGCTGGCTGCTGCTGCGCTCCGGCCTCGTGCCGCGTCCGATGGCGCTCGTCGGCATGGCCGGCGGCGCGCTCGTGGCGCTGTCCGGCGTCGGCGTGCTGTTCGGGCTGTGGAGCCAGGGCTCGCCGGTCTCCGCCGTCGCGACGCTGCCGGAGATCGTCTGGGAGGCGTTCCTCGGGGTGTACTTCGCTTTCGTGGGGTTCCGGGCGCACCGCCGCGGCGCCGCGCGGCCTCAGCCCTCGGCGGAGTGA
- a CDS encoding ABC transporter ATP-binding protein: protein MTSVDTVTDRAEAVPEGPLLVADGVSRVFDTAAGPVVALAEASLEVHAGELVVIKGRSGSGKTTLLNVLSGLDRPTSGTVVVNGVEVATADEAALVRLRQRDVGFVFQSFGLIPVLSAAENVELPLRLLGTEPMERDARVAELLDRVGLAAHARQRPTELSGGQQQRVGIARALAADPPLLFADEPTGQLDSVTGRQIMDLLVDLVHGGGVAAVVTTHDPLLMARADRVLELHDGRLGHAARRRGRHSAEG from the coding sequence ATGACGAGCGTCGACACCGTGACCGACCGTGCCGAGGCCGTGCCGGAAGGGCCGCTGCTGGTCGCCGACGGCGTGAGCCGCGTGTTCGACACCGCGGCGGGCCCCGTGGTGGCGCTGGCCGAGGCGTCGCTGGAGGTGCACGCCGGCGAGCTCGTCGTCATCAAGGGCCGATCCGGCTCGGGCAAGACCACGCTGCTCAACGTGCTGAGCGGCCTCGACCGGCCGACTTCCGGCACCGTCGTCGTCAACGGCGTGGAGGTCGCCACCGCCGACGAGGCCGCCCTCGTGCGGCTCCGCCAGCGCGACGTGGGGTTCGTGTTCCAGTCCTTCGGGCTGATCCCCGTGCTGTCGGCCGCCGAGAACGTGGAGCTCCCGCTGCGGCTGCTCGGAACGGAGCCCATGGAACGGGACGCCAGGGTCGCGGAGCTCCTCGACCGGGTCGGCCTCGCCGCGCACGCCCGCCAGCGGCCGACCGAGCTCTCCGGAGGCCAGCAGCAGCGCGTCGGGATCGCCCGCGCGCTCGCCGCGGACCCGCCGCTCCTGTTCGCGGACGAGCCGACCGGCCAGCTGGACAGCGTCACCGGCCGGCAGATCATGGACCTGCTGGTCGACCTCGTCCACGGCGGCGGGGTGGCCGCGGTGGTGACGACGCACGACCCGCTGCTGATGGCCCGCGCCGACCGCGTGCTGGAGCTGCACGACGGCCGGCTCGGGCACGCCGCCCGCCGCCGCGGCCGTCACTCCGCCGAGGGCTGA
- a CDS encoding ABC transporter ATP-binding protein: MTTPTVLGAAATGADAATRADAAIRCADLVRIFTADGVEVQALQGLTLSVDSGELVAIVGASGSGKSTLLGILSGLDKPTAGQVSVAGRDLLALSSRERVDYRRRTVGFVWQQTSRNLLGYLTARENLALAMSLAKTPDRERRSAELLDLLEVAHCADRRPSELSGGEQQRVAIAVGLANEPRVLLADEPTGELDEATSAEVLEAMRGVNRELGVTTLIVTHDPTVSEHVARTVRIRDGRTSTEVLRRTGVTAEGDEHTVAEEYAVLDRVGRLQLPQEYLTTLGMRERVRLALEADHVGVWPHAQPAGHAEQSQPDTYQQDPSQQDQEAAR; the protein is encoded by the coding sequence ATGACCACACCCACCGTGCTCGGCGCCGCCGCGACCGGAGCCGACGCCGCGACCCGAGCCGACGCCGCGATCCGCTGCGCCGACCTCGTGCGCATCTTCACCGCCGACGGCGTGGAGGTGCAGGCGCTCCAGGGCCTCACCCTCAGCGTCGACAGCGGCGAGCTCGTCGCCATCGTCGGAGCGTCCGGCTCGGGCAAGTCGACGCTGCTCGGCATCCTCTCCGGCCTGGACAAGCCGACCGCCGGGCAGGTGTCGGTCGCCGGCCGCGACCTCCTCGCCCTGTCGTCGCGGGAGCGGGTGGACTACCGCCGGCGCACGGTCGGGTTCGTCTGGCAGCAGACCTCCCGCAACCTGCTCGGCTACCTCACCGCCCGCGAGAACCTCGCGCTCGCGATGTCGCTGGCGAAGACGCCGGACCGGGAGCGCCGCTCCGCCGAGCTGCTCGACCTGCTGGAGGTCGCCCACTGCGCGGACCGCCGCCCGTCCGAGCTGTCCGGCGGCGAGCAGCAGCGCGTCGCGATCGCCGTGGGTCTCGCCAACGAGCCGCGCGTCCTCCTGGCCGACGAGCCGACCGGCGAGCTGGACGAGGCGACCAGCGCGGAGGTGCTGGAGGCGATGCGCGGCGTCAACCGCGAGCTCGGGGTGACGACGCTGATCGTCACGCACGACCCGACCGTCTCCGAGCACGTCGCCCGCACGGTCCGGATCCGCGACGGCCGCACCTCCACCGAGGTGCTGCGCCGCACGGGCGTCACCGCGGAGGGCGACGAGCACACCGTGGCGGAGGAGTACGCGGTGCTCGACCGGGTCGGCCGCCTGCAGCTCCCGCAGGAGTACCTGACGACGCTCGGGATGCGCGAGCGAGTCCGGCTGGCGCTGGAGGCCGACCACGTCGGGGTGTGGCCGCACGCCCAGCCGGCCGGCCACGCGGAGCAGTCGCAGCCGGACACCTACCAGCAGGACCCGTCGCAGCAGGACCAGGAGGCCGCCCGATGA